A genomic stretch from Corynebacterium terpenotabidum Y-11 includes:
- a CDS encoding MMPL family transporter, producing the protein MSDAPSHRSRSFWRRALSVSLILIWLGVAAVGGPKFGEISEVATNDQSSFLPGSAESTKVSDRLGDFQDSGAAPAIVVITAQTDGEQIDPAELSDLPDQLLATVDRAVGATGTTATEVSPPVLSEDGEAVQIIVLPPEGAAPADAVAALQVVLDSELPEGLQAQVTGPAGFSADLSAAFAGIDGLLLLVAVAAVLVVLVLVYRSPFLPLIVLLSSMVALCAAVLVNVSLARAGVVMINGQIQGILFILVIGAATDYGLLYTARYREELGRHDNTWSATVAAIRGTWQPVLASAATVIAGLLCLLLSDLASNAGLGPVAAVGIAAAFFTSLTFLPAVLALCGRRVFWPRIPRPAGAQEDSPAAARDGIWDRVAALVARAPRRIAVGVTLALLAGCAGLFTLDADGVPTSDYVIGQSDARDGQAALDRHFPAGSGAPAYLLVPEDSADEARARVDALDGVQSVSDGGGGRQGAGSLVVDGDVMLEVTLTDSPYSDAAEDTVREIRDRVGDLGAMVGGTTATELDTRETSIADREVIIPVVLLVITVMLVLLLRSVVAPLVLLVTTVLSFGTALGVGAVLFAAFGASGSDPSVPLYAFVFLVALAIDYNIFLMTRVREESMIHGTAVGMSRGLVSTGGVITSAGVVLAATFAALLVIPIQFLVQLAVIISLGVLIDTFLVRSFLVPALTHLLGDRIWWPGGPGGPRRADAPLSKEGSC; encoded by the coding sequence ATGTCGGACGCCCCCTCTCACCGTTCCCGCTCGTTCTGGCGTCGGGCACTCTCCGTCTCACTGATCCTCATCTGGCTGGGGGTCGCTGCCGTCGGCGGTCCGAAGTTCGGTGAGATCAGCGAGGTGGCCACCAACGACCAGTCCTCGTTCCTCCCGGGATCCGCGGAATCGACGAAGGTCAGCGACCGGCTCGGGGATTTCCAGGATTCCGGAGCTGCCCCGGCGATCGTGGTCATTACCGCGCAGACTGACGGGGAACAGATCGATCCGGCAGAGCTGAGTGACCTCCCTGACCAGCTCTTGGCCACAGTAGACCGCGCTGTCGGTGCCACCGGCACCACGGCTACCGAGGTCAGTCCTCCGGTGTTGTCCGAAGACGGGGAGGCAGTACAGATCATCGTGCTGCCACCCGAGGGCGCCGCACCGGCGGATGCTGTCGCTGCGCTCCAGGTCGTCCTCGACTCCGAACTGCCGGAAGGCCTGCAGGCACAGGTCACCGGGCCCGCCGGGTTCAGCGCCGATCTGTCGGCGGCGTTCGCCGGAATCGACGGTCTGCTGCTACTCGTCGCCGTCGCCGCGGTCCTGGTCGTCCTCGTGCTGGTGTACCGTTCGCCGTTCCTGCCGCTGATCGTCCTGCTGAGCTCCATGGTCGCACTGTGCGCTGCGGTGCTGGTCAACGTGTCCTTGGCGAGGGCCGGGGTGGTGATGATCAACGGCCAGATCCAGGGCATCCTGTTCATCCTGGTCATCGGCGCGGCGACAGACTACGGGCTGCTCTACACCGCGCGGTACCGCGAAGAACTTGGCCGCCACGACAACACCTGGTCCGCTACCGTGGCCGCCATCCGGGGCACCTGGCAGCCTGTGCTGGCCTCAGCAGCCACGGTGATCGCGGGACTGCTCTGCCTGCTCCTGTCTGACCTGGCCTCGAATGCCGGGTTGGGCCCGGTGGCGGCCGTCGGCATTGCTGCGGCCTTCTTCACCTCGCTGACGTTCCTTCCCGCCGTTCTCGCCCTGTGCGGCAGACGGGTCTTCTGGCCGAGGATCCCCCGCCCGGCTGGTGCGCAGGAAGATTCCCCGGCCGCGGCCCGCGACGGAATCTGGGACCGTGTTGCTGCTCTTGTCGCCCGTGCTCCCCGCCGGATTGCCGTCGGCGTCACCCTGGCGCTCCTCGCCGGGTGTGCGGGCCTGTTCACATTGGACGCCGATGGGGTACCGACCAGTGATTACGTCATCGGGCAGAGCGACGCCCGGGACGGGCAGGCAGCCCTGGACCGGCATTTCCCGGCCGGGTCGGGCGCACCGGCGTATCTTCTGGTTCCCGAGGACAGTGCCGACGAGGCCCGCGCGAGGGTCGACGCACTCGATGGCGTGCAGTCTGTGTCCGACGGGGGCGGCGGCAGGCAGGGAGCCGGTTCTCTTGTGGTCGACGGCGATGTGATGCTGGAGGTGACGCTCACCGATTCCCCCTACTCCGATGCGGCAGAGGACACGGTCCGGGAAATCCGGGATCGCGTGGGTGATCTCGGTGCGATGGTCGGTGGGACGACTGCCACGGAGTTGGATACCAGGGAAACCTCGATTGCCGACCGGGAGGTGATCATCCCGGTCGTTCTGCTGGTCATCACCGTGATGCTTGTGCTGCTGCTGCGGTCGGTGGTGGCGCCACTGGTGCTGCTGGTGACGACCGTGCTGAGTTTCGGTACGGCACTGGGAGTCGGTGCGGTGCTGTTCGCGGCGTTCGGTGCCAGCGGCTCGGACCCGTCTGTGCCGCTGTACGCCTTCGTGTTCCTGGTGGCACTGGCTATCGACTACAACATCTTCCTCATGACGCGGGTGCGTGAGGAATCAATGATCCACGGCACAGCGGTCGGCATGAGCCGGGGACTGGTGAGTACCGGTGGTGTGATCACCAGTGCTGGTGTCGTCCTGGCGGCCACGTTCGCTGCACTTCTGGTCATCCCGATCCAGTTCCTGGTGCAGCTTGCGGTCATCATTTCTCTGGGAGTGCTCATCGACACGTTCCTGGTCAGGTCGTTCCTGGTGCCGGCGCTGACCCACCTGCTCGGCGACCGGATCTGGTGGCCTGGTGGGCCGGGTGGCCCGCGGCGGGCGGACGCCCCACTGAGCAAGGAGGGTTCCTGTTGA
- a CDS encoding oxygenase MpaB family protein — translation MTTPASQNETSEVDTTDDKAANATEATTTAVDGSATPAEGSGRSTRELRRSPLGTDSLLWKWGSDNRIQLLRGYTGILQNMHPAIGKSLLDHSKFFDEPFSRLERSTPQIIQSIYDDGELGKRIRDYHTTIKGTLNNGERYHSLDPDTYWWAHATFVYRVIYAQDLFGEPFTHEERDQLVREGVTWWEKYGLSNRPVIDNYDDLVAYIDRMTETVLERNQTVDFALRTVRDEPVKAPDGVSPFVWKLIWKPIMRSAVWLTVATLPQNARDILEVPWSARDEKRFNRLRALLRKVFRHLPDSKRYMEPGRSLMIKNGMISGTYQEPKTIRPYEGHSQD, via the coding sequence ATGACCACCCCTGCCTCCCAGAACGAAACATCCGAAGTCGACACGACGGACGACAAGGCGGCGAATGCCACCGAGGCCACCACGACTGCCGTCGATGGCTCCGCAACTCCCGCTGAAGGAAGTGGCCGTTCCACTCGCGAACTCCGCCGGTCCCCGCTGGGGACGGACTCTCTGCTGTGGAAGTGGGGCTCCGACAACCGGATTCAGCTGCTGCGCGGGTACACCGGCATTCTGCAGAACATGCACCCGGCGATCGGCAAGTCGCTGCTGGACCACTCGAAGTTCTTCGACGAGCCGTTCTCCCGCCTCGAGCGTTCTACCCCGCAGATCATCCAGTCCATCTACGACGACGGTGAACTGGGCAAGCGGATCCGCGACTACCACACCACCATCAAGGGCACCCTGAACAACGGCGAGCGCTATCACTCCCTGGACCCGGACACCTACTGGTGGGCTCACGCGACCTTCGTCTACCGCGTGATCTACGCCCAGGACCTCTTCGGTGAGCCCTTCACCCATGAGGAGCGCGACCAGCTGGTCCGCGAGGGTGTCACCTGGTGGGAGAAGTACGGTCTCTCCAACCGTCCCGTCATTGACAACTACGACGACCTGGTCGCCTATATCGACCGGATGACCGAGACCGTCCTCGAGCGCAACCAGACCGTGGACTTCGCCCTTCGCACCGTGCGCGACGAGCCGGTCAAGGCCCCGGACGGTGTCTCGCCGTTCGTCTGGAAGCTGATCTGGAAGCCGATCATGCGTAGCGCTGTCTGGCTGACGGTCGCCACCCTGCCGCAGAACGCCCGCGACATTCTCGAGGTGCCGTGGAGCGCTCGTGACGAGAAGCGCTTCAACCGGCTCCGTGCCCTGCTCCGCAAGGTTTTCCGGCACCTGCCGGACAGCAAGAGGTACATGGAGCCCGGCCGTTCGTTGATGATCAAGAACGGCATGATCTCCGGCACCTACCAGGAGCCGAAGACCATCCGTCCCTACGAGGGGCACTCTCAGGACTGA
- a CDS encoding Ltp family lipoprotein translates to MTSTPPLPQDPGTQNAAGQNPYATPTQQAPATPKKPFYKRVWFIILMVLVVIVVIASTAGGDDKDGSDNASAGSTASADLASDDPAADADLPAEFSSALRKAKSYSDTMHMSKASLFAQLTSEYADQFSTEAAQYAVDNVDADWNANALASAESYSDTMHMSKMGIYDQLTSEFGGQFTAEEAQYAIDNIDADWNNNALESARTYRDTMDMSPEAIRDQLTSEYGGQFTAEEAEYAVAHLDD, encoded by the coding sequence ATGACCTCCACTCCCCCACTGCCCCAGGATCCCGGCACGCAGAATGCTGCTGGCCAGAACCCCTACGCCACACCCACGCAGCAGGCCCCGGCGACGCCGAAGAAGCCCTTCTACAAGCGGGTGTGGTTCATCATCCTCATGGTGCTGGTGGTCATCGTCGTCATCGCCTCCACGGCTGGCGGGGACGACAAGGACGGTTCGGACAACGCCTCCGCCGGCAGCACGGCGTCCGCCGACCTCGCCAGCGACGATCCCGCGGCCGACGCCGACCTCCCCGCCGAGTTCAGCTCCGCGCTGCGCAAGGCGAAGAGCTACTCGGACACGATGCACATGTCGAAGGCCAGCCTGTTCGCCCAGCTGACCAGCGAGTACGCCGACCAGTTCTCCACGGAGGCCGCCCAGTACGCGGTCGACAACGTGGACGCCGACTGGAACGCCAACGCCCTGGCGAGTGCGGAAAGCTACTCGGACACGATGCACATGTCGAAGATGGGCATCTACGACCAGCTGACCAGCGAGTTCGGCGGACAGTTCACCGCGGAGGAGGCACAGTACGCCATCGACAACATCGACGCGGACTGGAACAACAATGCTCTGGAGAGTGCCCGGACTTACCGGGACACGATGGACATGTCCCCGGAGGCCATCCGTGACCAGTTGACCAGCGAGTACGGTGGACAGTTCACCGCGGAAGAGGCGGAGTACGCCGTCGCCCACCTGGACGACTGA
- a CDS encoding aldehyde dehydrogenase family protein — protein sequence MTTSPVYRTTIPATGEVTGEHPHLSDAELRSVLADAAAAAATWRAVPIAERAAVVTRIAALFTERAAELGALATAEMGKPLGESVGEADFSGNIFSYYADNGPALAADQVLEDSEESRIVVQRRPVGVLLGIMPWNYPYYQIARFAAPNLVTGNVILLKHAESVPGCALVVEEIIRQALREGGYPEAVYTNIFATHDQISTVIEDPRVQGVSLTGSERAGAAIAAQAGAALKKVVLELGGSDPYVILSTDDVKAAAATAVAIRLENTGQACNSNKRIIVSAEIYEEFVDEAVALVSALTPKDPAQIEDYTQEKAFAPLSSERAADTLVDQIGRAVDAGATLRVGGTRLGGDFASGFYVAPAVLTDIPVGTPIAYEEFFGPVVSVFKVSSDEEALALANDTQYGLGSTVFATEPGRAEKFAEGLEAGMTGVNQSAPETESMPFGGVKRSGYGRELGPLGMDEFVNKRLYAVKK from the coding sequence ATGACCACCTCTCCCGTCTACCGCACCACCATCCCCGCCACCGGCGAGGTCACCGGCGAGCACCCGCACCTCAGCGACGCTGAACTGCGCAGCGTCCTCGCCGACGCCGCCGCGGCCGCCGCCACCTGGCGTGCCGTGCCGATCGCCGAGCGGGCCGCCGTCGTCACCCGCATCGCCGCCCTGTTCACGGAGCGGGCTGCCGAACTCGGCGCACTCGCCACCGCCGAGATGGGTAAGCCGCTGGGTGAGTCCGTCGGTGAGGCGGACTTCTCCGGCAACATCTTCAGCTACTACGCCGACAACGGTCCGGCGCTCGCCGCCGACCAGGTGCTGGAGGATTCCGAGGAGTCCCGCATCGTGGTGCAGCGTCGACCCGTCGGTGTGCTGCTGGGCATCATGCCGTGGAACTACCCCTACTACCAGATCGCCCGTTTCGCGGCCCCGAACCTGGTCACCGGCAATGTCATCCTTCTCAAGCACGCCGAATCCGTGCCCGGCTGCGCGCTGGTCGTCGAAGAGATCATCCGCCAGGCCCTGCGCGAGGGCGGCTACCCGGAGGCGGTGTACACCAACATATTCGCCACCCACGACCAGATCTCCACCGTCATCGAGGATCCGCGGGTGCAGGGGGTGTCGCTGACCGGGTCGGAGCGTGCGGGTGCCGCCATCGCCGCCCAGGCCGGTGCCGCACTGAAGAAGGTGGTCCTGGAACTCGGCGGGTCCGACCCGTACGTGATCCTGTCGACCGATGACGTGAAGGCCGCGGCGGCGACCGCCGTGGCGATCCGCCTGGAGAACACCGGCCAGGCCTGCAACTCCAATAAGCGCATCATCGTCTCGGCGGAGATCTACGAGGAGTTCGTCGATGAGGCTGTCGCGCTGGTCAGCGCGCTGACGCCGAAGGATCCGGCACAGATCGAGGACTACACACAGGAGAAGGCGTTCGCGCCGCTGTCCTCGGAGCGGGCGGCGGACACCCTCGTCGACCAGATCGGGCGCGCGGTGGACGCCGGTGCGACACTCCGGGTCGGCGGTACCCGCCTCGGCGGTGACTTCGCCTCCGGGTTCTACGTCGCCCCGGCGGTGCTCACCGATATTCCGGTGGGGACGCCGATCGCCTACGAGGAGTTCTTCGGGCCGGTGGTCTCCGTGTTCAAGGTCTCTTCCGATGAGGAGGCACTGGCCCTGGCCAATGACACCCAGTACGGGCTCGGCTCCACCGTCTTCGCCACCGAGCCCGGACGCGCCGAGAAGTTCGCCGAGGGACTGGAGGCGGGCATGACCGGGGTGAACCAGTCCGCCCCGGAGACCGAGTCAATGCCCTTCGGCGGGGTGAAGCGCTCCGGATACGGCCGTGAGCTGGGCCCGCTGGGCATGGACGAATTCGTCAACAAGCGGCTGTACGCGGTCAAGAAGTAG